One Streptomyces sp. SAI-135 DNA segment encodes these proteins:
- a CDS encoding GAF and ANTAR domain-containing protein, producing the protein MEWREFAEAMAQLARNLLAQESVQGTLDEIAASAVRLVEGCDAAGILAVRKGRAVTLSACGDVVEASDRLQGELAEGPCFDLAARADGGKGERVFRIADITRPQPAWPRFAEAARDLGIGSMTGVLLYTHDEDFGALNLYSRRPGAFDKDIETAGWMLASHAAVALADARTIDQLEDAMKTRHAIGEAMGILMERHKLSEDDAFSVLRRISQQHNIKLRDVAQRVRSDRPGQA; encoded by the coding sequence GTGGAGTGGCGGGAGTTCGCCGAGGCGATGGCCCAGCTTGCGCGGAACCTGCTGGCGCAGGAGTCCGTCCAGGGCACGCTGGACGAGATCGCGGCGTCGGCGGTGCGTCTGGTCGAGGGCTGCGACGCGGCGGGGATCCTGGCGGTCCGCAAGGGCCGGGCGGTCACCCTGTCCGCCTGCGGCGACGTGGTGGAGGCGTCCGACCGTTTGCAGGGCGAGCTGGCCGAGGGCCCGTGCTTCGATCTCGCCGCCCGCGCCGACGGCGGCAAGGGGGAGCGCGTGTTCCGCATCGCGGACATCACCCGGCCGCAGCCGGCCTGGCCGCGCTTCGCGGAAGCGGCCCGCGACCTGGGCATCGGCAGCATGACCGGGGTGCTGCTCTACACCCATGACGAGGACTTCGGCGCGCTGAACCTCTACTCCCGCCGCCCCGGCGCCTTCGACAAGGACATCGAGACCGCCGGCTGGATGCTGGCCTCGCACGCCGCCGTCGCCCTGGCCGACGCCCGTACGATCGACCAGCTCGAGGACGCCATGAAGACCCGGCATGCCATCGGTGAGGCCATGGGCATCCTGATGGAACGGCACAAGCTGAGCGAGGACGACGCCTTCAGCGTGCTGCGCCGCATCTCGCAACAGCACAACATCAAGCTGCGCGACGTCGCCCAGCGGGTCCGCTCCGACCGCCCCGGCCAGGCCTGA
- a CDS encoding ATP-binding protein: MIIPLMQQAADEVGRDDHARLRYAAAWGPSTPRAVEARRDVRAVLAHAPGSDRPAVPDSRLTDAELVVSELVTNVLRHAPGPCALTLRLTGEELSISMYDSSPDAPVVQPPDRGRVGGHGLRLVHSVSDRVVVTPRGRGKEITAHLRLTESDDTAPGELAAG; this comes from the coding sequence ATGATCATCCCGCTTATGCAGCAGGCGGCGGATGAGGTGGGCAGGGACGATCATGCCAGGCTGCGCTATGCCGCGGCCTGGGGTCCGAGCACTCCCCGCGCCGTGGAAGCGCGGCGGGATGTGCGCGCCGTCCTCGCCCACGCTCCGGGCAGCGACCGCCCGGCCGTCCCCGACTCCCGGCTCACGGACGCCGAACTCGTCGTCAGCGAGCTCGTCACGAACGTGCTGCGGCACGCCCCCGGCCCCTGCGCCCTGACGCTGCGGCTGACCGGCGAGGAACTGTCGATCAGCATGTACGACTCCTCGCCCGACGCGCCGGTGGTCCAGCCGCCCGACCGCGGCCGTGTCGGCGGGCACGGCCTGCGCCTGGTGCACTCGGTCAGCGACAGAGTCGTCGTCACCCCCCGCGGCAGAGGCAAGGAGATCACCGCCCACCTGCGCCTCACCGAGAGTGACGACACCGCTCCCGGCGAGCTCGCCGCCGGATAG
- a CDS encoding class I SAM-dependent methyltransferase — MFDYDVELARHHERLLEALGVRPGDRVLDIGCGAGLTTRDAARAASPGTALGIDVSGPMLARARRKAGVEGLRNIDFVQGDAQEYAFAPEHFASAVSRFGTMFFSDPVAAFANIGRALRPGARFVQLVWQAAERQEWHTAIRAALSPGAARPASSSTADGPFSLAEPHVVTDVLARSGFTAVEVTDVREPVCYGPDAERALAAVRQLRMVKDRVTDLDAVSAERALDRLRGTLQAHDTGEGVWFDSRAWLVVAHRNPGHGSGVTTWHG; from the coding sequence GTGTTCGACTACGACGTGGAGCTCGCTCGCCATCACGAGCGACTGCTGGAGGCACTCGGCGTCCGCCCCGGTGACCGTGTCCTCGACATCGGCTGCGGCGCCGGCCTCACCACCCGGGACGCGGCCCGGGCGGCGTCACCGGGTACCGCCCTCGGCATCGACGTCTCGGGCCCGATGCTGGCGCGGGCCCGCCGCAAGGCCGGGGTGGAAGGGCTGCGGAACATCGATTTCGTGCAGGGCGACGCCCAGGAGTACGCCTTTGCGCCGGAGCACTTCGCTTCGGCCGTCAGTCGGTTCGGCACGATGTTCTTCTCCGACCCGGTCGCCGCGTTCGCCAACATCGGGCGGGCCCTGCGCCCTGGTGCGCGCTTCGTGCAGCTGGTCTGGCAGGCCGCCGAGCGTCAGGAGTGGCACACCGCGATCCGGGCGGCGCTCTCTCCCGGGGCAGCTCGGCCGGCGTCCTCATCAACGGCCGACGGCCCCTTCTCGCTGGCCGAGCCGCACGTCGTGACCGATGTCCTGGCCCGGTCCGGCTTCACGGCGGTGGAGGTCACCGACGTACGCGAGCCCGTCTGCTACGGCCCGGACGCCGAGCGCGCGCTGGCTGCCGTACGCCAGTTGCGGATGGTGAAGGACCGGGTCACCGACCTGGACGCCGTCTCCGCGGAGCGTGCCCTGGACCGGTTGCGCGGGACTCTACAGGCGCACGACACCGGTGAGGGCGTGTGGTTCGACTCCCGTGCCTGGTTGGTCGTCGCTCACCGAAATCCGGGGCACGGCAGCGGGGTGACGACATGGCACGGGTGA
- a CDS encoding erythromycin esterase family protein, translating into MTRHKAVVLSSVLLSLGTLAVATPAVGDTGHEPPASAPVSRASASASAQYEERVVTAVERGAHTLQGTDPEGGLRDLRALGRMVRDSQVVGLGEATHGSRDFFRMKHRVFRYLVEEKGFRSFSLELPWSSGVRLNEYVLGGKGELRDIAREEFQGSYRIWNNQDYLDLVEWMRGYNLRHPDDPVQFMGDDMGYAGPELYERVTAYVARRYPRLLGRVTELYRGLAPATDAGTYSEEYFELPLAEREERAERTGKVYDLLRAQRPAPGTDEQEHGWTVQHARAIHQMARGMAFDFADEDQVAAMMKLRDQVMAENVAWWHRHTGDRILLSAHNTHVSYDSFDARYPKTQGAFLRDALGKDYVSIGFSFYKGAFKAFGTEDNVMRTYRVGAAKPGSNEHTLDKAHQDDYILDLRTAPQPARAWLDQERGTWNIGAGWPDPTKYTTALGRAHDILVHLHDVEATTYLGAP; encoded by the coding sequence ATGACGCGACACAAGGCAGTAGTCCTCTCCTCGGTCCTGCTCTCCCTCGGCACGCTGGCGGTCGCCACTCCGGCCGTCGGCGACACCGGGCACGAACCGCCCGCTTCGGCCCCGGTGTCGAGGGCATCGGCATCCGCTTCCGCGCAGTACGAGGAGCGTGTGGTCACCGCCGTCGAGCGCGGTGCTCACACGCTGCAGGGCACCGATCCCGAGGGCGGTCTGCGGGACCTGCGCGCGCTGGGCCGTATGGTCCGGGACTCCCAGGTGGTGGGGCTGGGCGAGGCCACCCACGGTTCGCGGGACTTCTTCCGCATGAAGCACCGGGTCTTCCGCTACCTGGTCGAGGAGAAGGGGTTTCGGTCCTTCTCCCTGGAGCTTCCCTGGAGCAGCGGAGTGCGGCTCAACGAGTACGTGCTGGGCGGGAAGGGCGAGTTGAGGGACATCGCGCGTGAGGAGTTCCAGGGGTCGTACCGGATCTGGAACAACCAGGACTACCTCGACCTGGTCGAGTGGATGCGCGGCTACAACCTTCGCCATCCGGACGACCCGGTGCAGTTCATGGGCGACGACATGGGCTATGCCGGGCCCGAGCTGTACGAGCGTGTGACCGCCTATGTGGCCCGCAGGTACCCGCGGTTGCTGGGCCGCGTCACCGAGCTGTACCGCGGTCTGGCACCGGCCACCGATGCCGGCACCTACAGCGAGGAGTACTTCGAACTGCCGCTCGCCGAGCGCGAGGAGCGGGCTGAGCGGACCGGGAAAGTGTACGACCTCCTGCGCGCACAGCGTCCTGCCCCCGGCACCGACGAGCAGGAACACGGGTGGACGGTGCAGCACGCCAGGGCCATCCACCAGATGGCCAGGGGCATGGCCTTCGACTTCGCGGACGAGGACCAGGTGGCGGCGATGATGAAGCTGCGTGACCAGGTCATGGCCGAGAACGTGGCCTGGTGGCACCGGCACACCGGCGACCGGATCCTGCTGTCGGCGCACAACACACATGTGTCCTACGACTCGTTCGACGCGCGGTATCCCAAGACCCAGGGCGCCTTCCTGCGCGACGCGTTGGGCAAGGACTACGTGAGCATCGGCTTCAGCTTCTACAAGGGCGCCTTCAAGGCCTTCGGCACCGAGGACAACGTGATGCGCACCTACCGGGTGGGCGCCGCGAAGCCGGGCTCCAACGAACACACCCTGGACAAGGCACACCAGGACGACTACATCCTCGACCTGCGTACGGCCCCTCAGCCCGCGCGTGCCTGGCTGGACCAGGAGCGCGGCACCTGGAACATCGGCGCCGGATGGCCGGACCCGACGAAGTACACGACCGCCCTCGGCCGGGCCCACGACATCCTCGTCCACCTGCACGACGTCGAGGCGACAACGTACCTGGGCGCACCGTGA
- a CDS encoding VOC family protein: MSTIKQFQVTFDCAEPERVARFWCEVLGYVMPPPPAGFATWEEYNGSLPPADQGAWAACLDPSGVGPRLFFQRVPEGKVVKNRVHLDVRVGTGLVGEERLATLEAECARLVALGAVRERLLPADDANESCIVMRDVEDNEFCLD, encoded by the coding sequence ATGTCCACGATCAAGCAGTTCCAGGTCACCTTCGACTGCGCGGAGCCCGAGCGCGTCGCCCGCTTCTGGTGCGAGGTGCTGGGGTATGTCATGCCGCCGCCGCCCGCGGGGTTCGCCACGTGGGAGGAGTACAACGGGTCACTCCCTCCTGCGGATCAGGGGGCGTGGGCCGCCTGCCTCGATCCCTCGGGTGTGGGCCCGCGGCTGTTCTTCCAGCGTGTTCCCGAGGGCAAGGTCGTCAAGAACCGGGTGCATCTCGACGTTCGGGTCGGCACCGGGCTCGTGGGTGAGGAGCGCCTGGCCACGCTGGAGGCCGAGTGCGCACGGCTGGTCGCGCTCGGCGCGGTCCGCGAGCGACTGCTGCCGGCCGATGACGCGAACGAGTCGTGCATCGTGATGCGGGACGTCGAGGACAACGAGTTCTGTCTCGACTGA
- a CDS encoding GIY-YIG nuclease family protein, translating into MTDIDTQFLRSLFDEEGSLHTAGRTALYRLYGLEGLLYVGISTCPLTRIRTHLQQQPWGSRVIGIRIDYPDDAHTAEREVVHTERPLHNIVFNGAAPPPPPDRAARLRAELAAQQRRLEELQAAVPQSTTHLRLILRGITAAQTRIAKLARDAQQAADAANAQSPSGRPSGRAEP; encoded by the coding sequence ATGACCGACATCGACACACAGTTCCTGCGCAGCCTGTTCGACGAGGAAGGCAGCCTGCACACCGCCGGTCGCACCGCCCTGTACCGCCTCTACGGGCTCGAAGGCCTGCTGTACGTCGGCATCTCCACGTGCCCGCTCACCCGTATCCGCACACACCTGCAACAACAGCCCTGGGGCTCCCGCGTCATCGGCATACGGATCGACTACCCCGACGACGCACACACGGCCGAACGCGAAGTCGTCCACACCGAACGCCCCCTGCACAACATCGTCTTCAACGGCGCGGCCCCTCCCCCACCGCCCGACCGGGCCGCCCGGCTCAGGGCCGAACTCGCCGCACAGCAGCGGCGCCTCGAAGAACTCCAGGCCGCCGTACCGCAGTCCACCACCCACCTGCGTCTCATCCTGCGCGGCATCACCGCAGCGCAGACGAGGATCGCCAAACTCGCCAGGGACGCCCAGCAGGCCGCGGACGCGGCGAACGCGCAGAGCCCGTCCGGACGGCCCTCCGGACGGGCCGAACCATGA
- a CDS encoding Clp protease N-terminal domain-containing protein, translating to MSPLDISLADLIARLDEELPDADVLARISEARLRAQTLSDLGDQLIDHYVSKAKRNGASWTEIGDAIGVTKQAAQQRHAPGPFERFTRLNRHGIVLAQEAARTHKHDFIGTEHMLLGLLGEPQGLAYEVLVAKAGPEQRIRDAIEEAMPPAGEKALRGHIAFRPESKEAIEQARRASTELGHDWVGTEHTLLGLIRVEESPAAQILHTLGFTADELHESVRTAVRP from the coding sequence ATGAGCCCACTCGACATCAGCCTCGCCGACCTGATCGCCAGGCTCGACGAGGAACTCCCCGACGCCGACGTACTTGCCCGCATCAGTGAGGCGCGACTTCGCGCCCAGACGCTGTCCGACCTCGGTGACCAGCTCATCGACCACTACGTCAGCAAGGCGAAGCGGAACGGTGCGTCGTGGACCGAGATCGGCGATGCCATCGGAGTGACCAAACAAGCCGCCCAACAACGGCACGCACCGGGCCCGTTCGAGCGGTTCACCCGTCTGAACCGGCACGGCATCGTCCTGGCGCAGGAGGCAGCCCGGACGCACAAGCACGACTTCATCGGCACCGAGCACATGCTGCTCGGCCTCCTCGGCGAACCGCAGGGCCTCGCGTACGAGGTGCTGGTGGCGAAAGCGGGACCGGAGCAGCGCATCCGCGACGCGATCGAGGAAGCGATGCCGCCGGCCGGGGAGAAGGCACTCCGGGGGCACATCGCGTTCCGTCCGGAGAGCAAGGAGGCCATCGAGCAGGCACGCCGCGCTTCGACCGAGCTCGGCCACGACTGGGTCGGCACGGAACACACGCTGCTGGGTCTGATCCGCGTCGAGGAGAGCCCCGCCGCGCAGATCCTGCACACCCTCGGCTTCACGGCGGACGAGCTGCACGAGTCGGTCAGGACTGCCGTCCGGCCGTGA
- a CDS encoding polysaccharide deacetylase family protein, translating into MARHGGRGWNGKVLGAALGVTLLATGASVWTAQAGAVGTSPKTATSTTPASAVKPVAVTIAHASDKGARGVNITIDDGPDPVWTPQMLDVLREYGVKATFCMVGTQAQAHPELVKRVVAAGHRLCDHSVSHDTTMDKKSEAYQSQQILDAERMITQASGGVRPMYYRAPGGAFTPYSRKLAASRGMRPLGWNVDSKDFERPGTAAIVATVEQELPGGPTVLFHDAGGDRSQTVEALRLILPRLKEQGYSFGFPVR; encoded by the coding sequence ATGGCACGGCACGGTGGGCGGGGCTGGAACGGCAAGGTGCTCGGGGCGGCACTCGGGGTGACGCTGCTCGCCACCGGTGCCTCCGTGTGGACCGCGCAGGCCGGTGCCGTGGGTACGTCGCCCAAGACGGCCACCTCGACCACGCCGGCCAGTGCGGTGAAGCCGGTCGCGGTGACCATCGCGCACGCCTCGGACAAGGGCGCCCGCGGCGTCAACATCACGATCGACGACGGACCCGACCCCGTATGGACTCCCCAAATGCTCGACGTGCTGCGGGAGTACGGAGTCAAGGCCACGTTCTGCATGGTGGGGACCCAGGCGCAGGCCCACCCGGAGTTGGTGAAGCGGGTGGTGGCCGCCGGGCACCGGCTGTGCGACCACTCGGTCTCCCACGACACCACCATGGACAAGAAGTCCGAGGCGTACCAGTCACAGCAGATACTCGACGCCGAACGCATGATCACCCAGGCGTCAGGCGGCGTGCGACCGATGTACTACCGGGCCCCCGGCGGTGCCTTCACCCCCTACAGCCGTAAGCTCGCCGCTTCCCGGGGCATGCGTCCGCTGGGCTGGAACGTGGACTCCAAGGACTTCGAGCGACCGGGCACGGCCGCCATCGTCGCCACGGTCGAACAAGAACTGCCGGGTGGCCCGACCGTCCTCTTCCATGACGCGGGTGGCGACCGTTCCCAGACCGTCGAGGCCCTTCGCCTGATCCTGCCCCGGCTCAAGGAGCAGGGTTACTCGTTCGGTTTCCCCGTGCGGTGA
- a CDS encoding helix-turn-helix transcriptional regulator, whose protein sequence is MPITVDIDVMLAKRKMSVGELADRVGITPANLAVLKNGRAKAVRFTTLAALCEVLECQPGDLLRWEADEAAGG, encoded by the coding sequence ATGCCGATCACCGTCGACATCGACGTCATGCTGGCCAAGCGGAAGATGTCGGTGGGCGAACTCGCCGACCGCGTCGGCATCACACCCGCCAACCTGGCGGTGCTCAAGAACGGCCGCGCCAAGGCGGTGCGTTTCACCACGCTCGCGGCGCTCTGCGAGGTACTCGAGTGCCAGCCGGGTGACCTGCTGCGCTGGGAAGCCGACGAGGCGGCGGGCGGATGA
- a CDS encoding DUF2975 domain-containing protein, which produces MGKLAVNALRAVLTGVFTGTLLVQALMVWTLVSGKDPEDGSLPLTALRVITVLGMVSVQVAVVCVGRLVTMVRRGTVFSHAAFRYVDGVIGAIVAAALLWFAVTVVNAPGQREDPGVSVIMGGIGVAILGVALIVYVLRMLLAQAVARDAEASQMQAELSEVI; this is translated from the coding sequence ATGGGAAAACTGGCTGTCAACGCCCTGCGTGCGGTGCTCACGGGGGTATTCACCGGCACCCTGCTCGTACAGGCGCTGATGGTGTGGACGTTGGTCAGCGGGAAGGACCCGGAGGACGGTTCGCTCCCGCTGACGGCACTGCGCGTGATCACCGTCCTGGGCATGGTGTCGGTACAGGTCGCCGTGGTGTGCGTAGGGCGTCTGGTGACGATGGTGCGCCGCGGAACCGTGTTCTCCCACGCCGCCTTCCGGTACGTGGACGGCGTGATCGGCGCGATCGTGGCGGCCGCCCTCCTATGGTTCGCGGTCACCGTCGTCAACGCGCCGGGCCAGCGGGAGGATCCGGGTGTCAGCGTCATCATGGGCGGCATCGGTGTGGCCATCCTGGGGGTCGCGCTGATCGTGTACGTGCTGCGGATGCTGCTCGCCCAGGCCGTCGCGCGCGATGCCGAGGCCTCGCAGATGCAGGCCGAACTGTCCGAGGTGATCTGA
- a CDS encoding MarR family winged helix-turn-helix transcriptional regulator yields MHGELQELGRAVKQAQYRQHRALDSALLSVGTTLAQWDALRAISRSPGASARELAAATFQTEQAFGTLAGRLTAQDLVERRPGHGRRIEHHLTPNGERVLAAGHKVADEVLADCFSPLPDEDRATLLDLLRRLTA; encoded by the coding sequence ATGCACGGTGAGCTGCAAGAACTCGGCAGGGCGGTCAAGCAGGCCCAGTACCGACAGCACAGGGCCCTCGACAGCGCCCTCCTGTCCGTCGGCACGACACTGGCCCAGTGGGACGCCCTGCGCGCGATCAGCCGCTCCCCCGGAGCCTCCGCACGCGAGTTGGCCGCGGCGACCTTCCAGACCGAGCAGGCCTTCGGCACGCTCGCCGGGCGCCTCACCGCCCAGGATCTCGTGGAGCGCCGGCCGGGACACGGGCGGCGCATCGAACACCACCTCACACCCAACGGCGAGCGGGTCCTTGCGGCCGGTCACAAGGTGGCCGACGAGGTGCTCGCCGACTGCTTCTCCCCCTTGCCGGACGAGGACCGCGCCACCCTGCTCGACCTGCTTCGACGCCTGACCGCATGA
- a CDS encoding alpha/beta hydrolase: MSTDASAAYADLSLTLSEAGAGRPVLVLHGGGGPATVAGLAQHLSRTAHAITPVHPGWDGTDRPAWLTGMADLALAYLHILRERRLSDVLVVGSSLGGWAAAEMAARDTGGTITGLVLIDAVGVRVETEPITDFFALDARGVAEHSWHDSDRYYLDPSDAPAEELARRQANMATMRILAGDPYMHDPTLLSRLGRIQVPALLLWGESDRIVTPAYGAAYADAFGDGRLEVIPEAGHLPQIEQPDATFALIDEHLRRTSRPPRQG; this comes from the coding sequence ATGTCCACCGACGCATCAGCCGCATACGCCGACCTGTCCCTCACGCTGTCCGAGGCCGGAGCGGGAAGGCCGGTCCTCGTCCTGCACGGTGGCGGAGGACCCGCCACCGTTGCCGGCCTGGCCCAGCACCTCTCCCGTACCGCGCACGCCATTACGCCCGTGCACCCCGGCTGGGACGGCACCGACCGCCCCGCGTGGCTCACCGGCATGGCCGACCTGGCCCTCGCCTACCTGCACATCCTGCGCGAACGCCGACTGAGCGACGTTCTCGTCGTCGGATCCTCCCTCGGCGGCTGGGCGGCCGCCGAGATGGCCGCCCGCGACACCGGGGGAACCATCACCGGCCTCGTCCTGATCGACGCCGTCGGCGTACGGGTCGAGACGGAACCGATCACCGACTTCTTCGCCCTCGACGCCCGCGGTGTCGCGGAGCACTCCTGGCACGACTCCGACCGCTACTACCTCGATCCGTCCGACGCCCCCGCCGAAGAGCTCGCGCGCCGACAGGCCAACATGGCCACCATGCGCATCCTCGCCGGCGACCCCTACATGCATGACCCCACGCTGCTGTCCCGGCTCGGGCGGATACAGGTGCCCGCCCTCCTGCTCTGGGGCGAGAGCGACCGCATCGTCACCCCGGCCTACGGCGCCGCGTACGCCGACGCGTTCGGCGACGGCCGGCTCGAGGTCATCCCCGAGGCCGGCCACCTCCCGCAGATCGAGCAGCCCGACGCCACCTTCGCCCTCATCGACGAGCACCTGCGCCGGACGAGCCGTCCCCCGCGTCAGGGCTGA
- a CDS encoding VOC family protein, with translation MDPQPRFTLAATTLDAPDAHALALFYRDLLGWRTRKEEPGWVEIVSPDGTAGLSFQTEPLFERPRWPSRGSEQQMMMHLDIEVNDLPSAVDHALALGATVADLQPQADVRVLLDPAGHPFCLFVRTVLPERQFSSSVVG, from the coding sequence ATGGACCCTCAACCGCGTTTCACACTGGCCGCGACCACCCTCGACGCACCGGATGCCCATGCGCTCGCGCTGTTCTACCGCGACCTCCTCGGATGGCGGACACGGAAGGAGGAACCGGGCTGGGTCGAGATCGTGTCGCCCGACGGCACTGCCGGGCTGTCCTTCCAGACGGAACCGCTCTTCGAACGTCCGCGGTGGCCGTCCCGCGGGTCCGAGCAGCAGATGATGATGCATCTGGACATCGAGGTGAACGACCTGCCGTCGGCCGTCGACCACGCCCTGGCGCTGGGCGCCACTGTGGCGGACCTCCAGCCTCAAGCCGATGTACGCGTCCTGCTCGACCCGGCGGGGCACCCGTTCTGCCTGTTCGTGCGTACGGTGCTTCCAGAGCGCCAGTTCAGCTCTTCCGTCGTCGGGTAG
- a CDS encoding oxygenase MpaB family protein, translated as MTDLRDRLGRAVFRRVAGPDGPANRARIHGTPGPRWFGPERPIRTVHGDASMFIGGLSALLLQSLHPLAMAAVSAHSGFRGDPWGRLQRTSTFLAVTTYGTASDAEEAVARVRGIHERVRGTTTEGLPYHAGDPHLLGWVHAAETDSFLRAHERYGARPLDAAGYDGYVADTARVAEALGVIDPPRDRQALAAQLAVYQPELRATPEARAAARFLLLHPPVPLAVRPFYGVLAANAVNLLPSWARSVLRLPRVPVVEGLAVQPAGLLLTHTIRWAMTPTRSRTPVE; from the coding sequence ATGACCGACCTCCGTGACCGACTGGGCAGGGCCGTCTTCCGGCGCGTGGCCGGCCCGGACGGGCCCGCCAACCGCGCCCGGATCCATGGCACTCCGGGGCCCCGCTGGTTCGGTCCTGAACGGCCCATCCGCACCGTCCACGGCGACGCGTCGATGTTCATCGGCGGGCTGAGCGCGCTCCTTCTGCAGTCCCTGCATCCGCTCGCCATGGCCGCCGTGTCCGCGCACTCCGGGTTCCGCGGTGACCCCTGGGGGCGCTTGCAGCGCACCAGCACCTTCCTGGCCGTCACGACCTACGGCACCGCTTCCGACGCCGAGGAGGCCGTGGCGCGGGTGCGCGGTATCCACGAGCGGGTGCGGGGGACGACGACCGAGGGACTGCCGTACCACGCCGGGGACCCGCATCTGCTGGGCTGGGTGCACGCGGCCGAGACCGACAGCTTCCTGCGCGCCCACGAACGCTACGGTGCCCGGCCGCTCGACGCGGCCGGGTACGACGGCTACGTAGCCGACACCGCGCGGGTGGCCGAGGCGCTGGGCGTGATCGATCCGCCCCGTGACCGTCAGGCCCTGGCCGCCCAGCTGGCCGTGTACCAGCCCGAACTGCGGGCCACTCCCGAAGCGCGCGCCGCCGCCCGGTTCCTGTTGCTGCACCCACCCGTACCGCTCGCGGTGCGGCCCTTCTACGGCGTCCTGGCGGCCAACGCCGTCAACCTGCTCCCATCCTGGGCGCGGAGTGTCCTGCGGCTTCCCCGGGTCCCCGTAGTGGAGGGCCTCGCGGTCCAGCCCGCCGGCCTGCTGCTGACGCACACCATCCGCTGGGCCATGACCCCGACGAGGTCGCGAACCCCGGTGGAGTGA